A single region of the Legionella oakridgensis ATCC 33761 = DSM 21215 genome encodes:
- a CDS encoding GIY-YIG nuclease family protein, translating to MHTESCVYLLTNKHNNVLYTGVTNDLIRRVYEHKNKLVAGFTQKYNVDRLVYFEVCSGIVMAIE from the coding sequence ATGCATACGGAGTCTTGCGTTTACCTTCTGACCAATAAACACAATAATGTTTTGTATACCGGTGTTACCAATGATTTGATACGCCGTGTTTATGAACACAAAAATAAACTGGTGGCTGGATTTACCCAAAAATACAATGTGGATCGACTGGTTTATTTTGAAGTTTGTTCAGGCATCGTCATGGCTATTGAGTGA
- a CDS encoding manganese efflux pump MntP family protein: MMQLMEVILIGLVLSADSFSAALAMGFRPHKNRDALIFACLSGGTEALITLIGAMTGEKIVSRFSPVDQWIAFLLLAAVAIHMVYEGLSGLKPSHFQLDVKFHGFIRLLMVSLATSIDALAVGVGLGVADKPIIPFIISIGGWAFASTILGMAIAKRVSKRLGPLFNLIGALILFILAIRMFDL; encoded by the coding sequence ATGATGCAGTTAATGGAAGTAATTCTTATTGGACTTGTTTTAAGTGCTGATTCTTTCTCGGCGGCGTTAGCTATGGGGTTTAGGCCTCATAAAAACCGTGATGCTTTAATATTTGCCTGTTTATCAGGTGGCACAGAAGCCTTGATTACACTCATAGGAGCTATGACTGGGGAAAAGATTGTTTCTCGCTTCAGTCCAGTTGACCAGTGGATAGCTTTTTTGCTGTTAGCAGCAGTTGCAATCCATATGGTTTATGAAGGTCTATCGGGGCTTAAGCCTAGTCACTTTCAACTGGATGTTAAATTTCACGGATTTATCAGGTTACTCATGGTTTCTCTGGCAACGAGCATCGATGCGCTTGCTGTGGGCGTTGGATTAGGTGTTGCTGATAAGCCTATAATTCCTTTTATTATTTCCATTGGCGGTTGGGCTTTTGCATCCACCATCTTGGGAATGGCGATTGCAAAACGAGTGTCAAAGAGATTAGGGCCGTTATTTAATTTAATAGGGGCATTGATTCTTTTTATTCTTGCCATAAGGATGTTTGATTTATAA
- a CDS encoding LysE family translocator, with the protein MQQNLFFLTATIILGLTPGNDVLYIASQSLNSFKHGVVATIGVGTGLAIYVIASVLGLSGILMHSPLLFNVIKIIGAFYLFYLAYQAWSYAKKQPNLHQVRVISVWKSYKNGVFTNILNPKVGIFF; encoded by the coding sequence ATGCAACAGAATTTGTTTTTTCTAACGGCAACCATTATTTTAGGGTTAACGCCAGGCAATGATGTATTGTACATTGCCAGTCAAAGTCTTAACAGCTTTAAGCATGGAGTAGTTGCAACCATTGGTGTTGGAACGGGACTTGCCATTTACGTTATTGCTTCGGTATTGGGATTATCTGGTATTTTGATGCATTCGCCACTGCTTTTTAATGTCATTAAAATCATTGGGGCTTTTTATTTATTTTATCTTGCTTATCAAGCATGGTCGTATGCAAAAAAGCAACCTAATCTTCATCAGGTACGAGTAATTTCTGTTTGGAAATCTTATAAAAATGGAGTGTTTACCAATATATTAAATCCTAAAGTGGGTATTTTCTTTTAA